The window TTGATCGAGATAAGACTGAGCTTCTTTTTCCGTGATCACTGCCTCGCCTAAAACATCGATAGCGAAGGTCATCGATTGTTTACGGAGACGATTAATGGTCTTGAGAACCTGCTTCAGCGTTTCGCCTGCGATATATTTTTGTGCCAGGGTTGCAACTGAGGTGGACAGAGTCGTCGCCGCAACTTGTCCCGGTATTGAATCGGAAGCCGTGAAGTTAAGCAGCCGTTTCAACGCTTCCGGTAGTTCTACATCAGGAACGCTCAGATACTCCTGAAGATGACGGGCCATTTCAGCTTTGGTGGTCAAAGACGGCAAACAATCGATCAGACGAAAGAGCTGCACCCGCAAACTGGGGTTGTCCATTGTCCAATTGAGCAGCTTATCGTCCCACCGGAATTGGTCTTGTATTTTAGCGAGGAGCGATCGCTTTTCTGCGGTCTGCGCCAACAGCTCCCGCGCAATGGCCTGGGTCTTTTCTTCATAGAGAGGCGGAGTCGTAAGTTCAGAACGAGACGGATTCACAGTCATCAAACAACCTGCTTCATACAAACCTAGACAATCTTCGACAAACAGGTCGATATTTAATTGGTGTTTTAGAACTGGAGTGCCCCTCCAGCTTCATATCAATCTTAATAACTGAAAAGGTATCCCGCACTCAGTCACGCCGTGTCTGCTGATTAAATATCTAGGGGGCTACGAACGCTCAAAGTACCTTGATTGAGAACATGGGTATAAATCATCGTGGTTTTTACGTCTTTGTGCCCTAATAAGTAGATAGGCTCAATTGACTTGAAGATTCCTGATTAATTTCAATATCGTTGCATTGGCCCTCACCCCCAGCCCCCCTCTCCCAATGTTGGGAGAGGGGGGCTGGGGGTGAGGGCCATGTAGAGCATTTGCTAATATCTGATCTTTAACTTGATTCTGCCTCGCCACTTAGCTCCTGAACGGTACGAATGTCATAGCCGTTTTGCCGCAAATGAGTCGCAAAGCTATGGCGAAGCGTGTGACAGCTTACTTTCTTAGCTATTTGAGCTTGGTGGGCTGCTTTCTTGAGCGAGTGCTGCAGAAAACCATCGCCTAAACGATGTCGCTGTTCTCTACCACTGCGAGGATCGGTGCTGCGCCGTTGAGCCGGAAAAACATATTGCCAAATCCATTCTTGTTCTGCGTTGGGATATTTGCGATCAAGGGCGTGGGGTAACGGTGCTATATCCTTGAGCTAGCTCATCTTGCTGCAGTTGCTTAACGTAGACGAGATGGGCCTGTAGGAGTTCAATGAGACTTTGTGGAAGAACGGTGATTCGGTCTTTATTACCTTTGGCATTCCGCACCATCACTTGAGACTGACCAAAATCAAGATCTTTCACTCGCTAGGCGTAGCCCTTCTTTGACCCGCATCTCAGCTTAGCCAAGAGCTGTTGAATCCCCTCTAGTGCCTGCAATAAACGCTGAAACTCATCGGCCGTCAACACTGTAGGTAAATGCTTGGACTGTCTGGCCCGAACTACATCAATAGATTCGGCTAAAGGCTGTTTCAGTACCTGCCGATAGAGAACCAGCAAGGCACTGAGCGCTTGATTTTGGGTGGATGCTGCCACATCTCCGTTAACGGCTAAATGGGTGAAGAATGCCTTTACTTCGGCCTCGCCCATTTCTTGGGGATGCCGTTTATGGTGAAACAGAATAAAGCGCCGGATCCACCAAACATAAGTTTTTTCTGTGCGATGGGCATAGTGCTTGACTCGCAGTGCATCGCGCACCTGATCAAGCAGCTTTCTGGGCTTGGTGAGTTCTTCCATATGAGCTGGATAATAGCTATGGGAGGAAATTTATATAGATGAATGCAGTCTAAATCGCTACCACTTCCTAGGCAAAAGCTTCTAAAACTCCTATGGAATGATGCATATAGCGATTTCAGGATTGGTTTCTATATTTAAACCTTACAAGATATGTATTCGTGAAGACTCAGGTGTTACTCTTCTACAAAAGCTGCCAAATTTAGACTTTAGCAGTTAATGACTCTAAATAAGCAAGCTTTTTAGTCCGCGAACTGCAGACTAAATATAGTCAGACCTTTGATATTGACATCATGGATTTTGATAAATTTTCAATTAGTGAGTTTCAAAGGCGAGGTCTTAACAGTACTTCTTCTCGTAAGCTAGCAGATGAACTTGAGGAAGCTGCATTGCAAGAGATTCATAGTGTTCTAATGCCGACGATGAATAAAATCATTGATGAGCTTAATAAACGTGGGCACCAACTGACATTTTATGAAGATCCGATACCAGGAGATATTTCATATAGACACAAAGATGGTGATGGAGAGATGGGGTTAAGAATTGCTGTTGACACTATCATTTCAACTGGATATTCTCACCTATATGACAACAATCAATCAGATGAAGAGATAATTGAAGAAGTGGTTGATAATTTATGTAAGCTTATCGAGCCGACAGATCTAATTTGAGAGTTTTTTTCGATTATCACAAAATCCATACTTTCTGAGCTATGGTTTAACTAGACCATACAGCGGGACGCTCGAAATACCCTATTACTCAACGCTTTAAATTAATTCTCGCGCCCCTGATGGGGTAGCCGTTAGGCATATGCCATGAATTTCGAAACGCAGATCGAAAAATGGGTTTCTGAGGACAGCTCAAGAATTCATGCTCTAGAGATAGCCTCCGAACTTAAACTCAACGATTGGTGTCTGGCTGCGGGGTTCGTAAGAAACATGGTTTGGGATAAACTCCATGATCGCCATTTCCCAACACCGCTCAATGACATCGATTTAATCTACTTCAATCGTGAAGAATCTTCGTTGGAAACCGACCAGGACTTGGAATCCATTCTTAAGACTAAATTGAACAAGCCTTGGTCTGTGAAAAACCAAGCGCGAATGCATCTAAGAAATAAAGATGCGTCATATACATCGACGGAAGATGCAATGAGTTATTGGGTTGAGGTGGAAACTGCAATTGGAGTCAGGTTAAGCCCTACGGACGGTCTGGAACTTGTTGCACCATTCGGACTTTCATCGCTGTTTTCAAGTACCGTTACCATTAACGATAAGCGCAGAAAGCCAAAAGAATTTTATGAGCGAGTCCGTTCAAAGAAGTGGCTGCAAACGTGGCCGAAGTTGAAAATATATGCCTAAAAAGTCGCTGCAACGGACCCTTGCACGCTGAGCTAAGCGTTAGGCTACTTTAATCGTCGGGAGGACAGTCTGAAAGCTAGTTATGGTGGAGCAGAGTCGGGTTATAGTGTGCGTTGAATATTTGCAGTCTAGCTACGTGTAAGCACTACATAGATCTTCAGAGGAGTTTTCATGCTTCAAGGTAAAATTGTGCGTGTTGCTCGCCCAACTGACCAATTAGAGGAAGTCGTCAAATTCTACACAGAAGGTCTAGGGTTTCAAATTCTCGATCATTTTGAGAATCATGAAGGATTTGATGGTGTAATGCTTGGAATACCAGGAGAACCTTACCATTTTGAGTTTACACAGCAGCAAGAACACAGTGTTGGTCGTGCTCCAACGCAAGACAACCTGATTGTTTTTTACTTTCCAGATCAACAAGAGTGGCAATGTGCCGTTGATCAAATAAAAGTGAGTGGATATAAGCCTATACAGTCTTATAACCCTTATTGGGATAGAAGTGGAGTAACCTTTGAAGATCCAGATGGATACCGTATCGTCTTACAAAATGCTACTTGGGAGACATAACGTGTTGGGCCAGCACCCAACAGCACCGTGCAAAGGATGCTTGAAACACACTTCTCGTTGGACATTTTTTATTCTGCTCACGCCCGTGCAGTGATCGGGGGTTGTGACAATTGAGAGGGATCATATATTTCTCGACCAAGATCTTCTCATGATCGAAGACATCCATATCTTGATCGGTTACTTCCCCGTGCAGCAATAGAGGCATGCCTACCTTTTTCATCTACGAATATCCGTCACCTCAAAGTCTAAATTGATTGCTGCACCAACTAGAACGTACTATTCAATCCTATAGACTTTCGCTTCTTAAGTCTTGATTCCATCCAGGCAGATATCTGCATTTTTAAAATCGGCTGATCGTGC of the Acaryochloris thomasi RCC1774 genome contains:
- a CDS encoding tyrosine-type recombinase/integrase, with protein sequence MAPLPHALDRKYPNAEQEWIWQYVFPAQRRSTDPRSGREQRHRLGDGFLQHSLKKAAHQAQIAKKVSCHTLRHSFATHLRQNGYDIRTVQELSGEAESS
- a CDS encoding phage integrase N-terminal SAM-like domain-containing protein; this encodes MEELTKPRKLLDQVRDALRVKHYAHRTEKTYVWWIRRFILFHHKRHPQEMGEAEVKAFFTHLAVNGDVAASTQNQALSALLVLYRQVLKQPLAESIDVVRARQSKHLPTVLTADEFQRLLQALEGIQQLLAKLRCGSKKGYA
- a CDS encoding nucleotidyltransferase family protein, giving the protein MNFETQIEKWVSEDSSRIHALEIASELKLNDWCLAAGFVRNMVWDKLHDRHFPTPLNDIDLIYFNREESSLETDQDLESILKTKLNKPWSVKNQARMHLRNKDASYTSTEDAMSYWVEVETAIGVRLSPTDGLELVAPFGLSSLFSSTVTINDKRRKPKEFYERVRSKKWLQTWPKLKIYA
- a CDS encoding VOC family protein codes for the protein MLQGKIVRVARPTDQLEEVVKFYTEGLGFQILDHFENHEGFDGVMLGIPGEPYHFEFTQQQEHSVGRAPTQDNLIVFYFPDQQEWQCAVDQIKVSGYKPIQSYNPYWDRSGVTFEDPDGYRIVLQNATWET